The genomic interval GACTATAAAGGTAGCCGTCACCGTAGCAATACTCTTACGGGTTTGTTGAATGAAGTTCAAATAGTATGCGATATTCCTACTGATATTTGCCATGCAATTAACGCCGTAAATACTAAAATGAGTATGCCCAGTGAACGAATTGCCAGATTTGTTACTATGCAAGCAGAAACAGTTTTAGGCTGGGTGATGAGTATGATGGGATACTAAGAAAAGACCATAGACCATAGACTATAGACCAAAAACAGAAAATAAGAGGATAGAAGACCATTTCGATTTTTGGGTGTCGATTCGTGAACTTGTCAGGAACAGGTTTTATCCGAGAGCGTTCAATTTAAAAAAGGAGGTGAGATAATATGCCAAAGGTATTAGTTGTTTATTCTTCTAAGAGTAATAATACTAAAAGATTAGCTCAGGCTATAGTTGATGGAGTGAATGAGGTTGGAGGCGTAGAAGGTGAAATAAAACGGGTAAGTGAAACCTC from bacterium carries:
- a CDS encoding HEPN domain-containing protein encodes the protein MLGPGDYLNQAEEELNIAKERLKMKDYDWTLTRAQLSLINAFKALIDYKGSRHRSNTLTGLLNEVQIVCDIPTDICHAINAVNTKMSMPSERIARFVTMQAETVLGWVMSMMGY